The Candidatus Binataceae bacterium sequence GCGACTCATAACCCCAGATGTACCAACCACATTCAAAAGTGTTGCCCTTCCACCACGCATTATTGGGTCCCGCGCCGGGCCGAGAATCGAATGTCAGAGTCGGCTGAGGAATCAGGCGCACCAGAACGTCGTCAATCAGCGAGTGCAGCGTACTTCCATTGCGCGGAAGAACTACTTCGGGCCAGTGTTCCTTCCACCACTGAGCATCCCAGAAATGCCGCGCGGGAATGCTTCCGATTGTCACCGGAAATTTGACTGAGTAATCGCTGGAGCTTTTGACTTTGTCGATGAACGGCTGCCAGACCTTCTTAGGTTCGTCAGCGGCCAATCCTTGAGAGAGCATCGCGATTTCCAACGTATTGTCTGGACGCATGTGCGCCTGTTCACCCCAGTGATCGTTGAACAGGTTCTCGCTGTAGAAACTTACGAACTCGCGGATGAGCCGGCGATAGGCATCGTCTGATGCCGCTACGACTTTGAAGCCCACGGTGCCAATGTACTCGGGAAGCTCGTGAGCACGCACGGTTAGTTTGCTCACAATACCAAAAGTACCGCCGCCGCCACCTTTCAGCGCCCAAAACAGATCAGGATTGTTGCATGCGTTCGCGATTCGAATTTGACCATCTGCAGTGACGACCTCCGCCTCGAGCAAGCTCGCCGCGGCGGTGCCATAGTGCTTTGAGAGACTTCCGAAACCGCCACCCTGGATTAGACCCGCGAGACCGACCGTCAGGCATCCACCTCCCTGAACGTATTTCCCGGCCTGGGTGCATACCGCCTCGTATGCCTGGATATCGATGGTACCCCCGCCCATGGTCACCGCGGGCACCGCTTGCGTCGTATGCTCACATCCTTGCGGCACAAACGAATCGTGCATCTGGATATCGTTCATGTGACGGGTCCAGATGAGAAGCGAATCGGGAGCATTGGATGTCCCCTGGTAGCTGTGCCCTCCCCCTTTGACTGCGAGACGTAAATTGTTAGCGCGCGCAAAGTTGATCGCCGCCGCGATATCCTGCGCATTCCTCGCCGCGACGGCGTAAACGCTCGGCTGTGTCGTCCATGCGTCGAGCCATCCCAGAGTCTCCGTCAGTCCCGGCTGATCGCCGATATAGTATGGATTCTTCAGGTTCGCGATTACTTCTTTGGCTTCGGCACTGGACGGATCCTTTTTGACTAGCGAAAGCGGAAACTCCACCGGAAACAGATTTCCGCCGACTGTCTCTTTGAGCTGTTTCCATTGCGCCGCAGAAGGCCATCCCGGATCGGACGGACGGCGGCGGCTGAAAGCAGTATTCGCCCATAACCGTTGCGGCAATAGTGGCAACATCGCCACAGATGCGATTCCTCTCAGGAATGTTCTTCTATTCATTTGCTTGGCACCCGTTTAAGCTTTGCACCAGACCGTTTTTTGGAAACAAGCGTATTGCCAGGCATCAAGGCGCTCGCCAGAAAATGTATAGTTGTTTCGAGCGCGTGGTGGTCGCTGATCATCCGAGAATCGGGAGCGTTGTGGCGATGCCGTGCGAACCAACTAACGGTCTCGACGATATAGAGGGCGGCAGTCGTCGGATCCGGCAACGGTTGTAAATATCCCGATTTGATCCGATCGCTCAGATACTTGGTAAACATGCCAACGGCACCTCGCCGGCCTTCCACGTACAGCATCTTCGCGAGCTCCGGGATGTCGCGTGTCGAGCTTTCGACGAGATCGAACCCGCGTCGATGGCGCTCGAGGGCGAAATAGAATTCGCGCAGGATCGCCTCGAGCTCTGCACGCGCATCGGAGGGCTTGCTGGTATAAAGGGCGCTCGCGAGCAAGGGCAGCCGGACCGACTGCATCTGTTCGCGAACCCTGCGCAGCATCGCCTGGAACGACGGCGAGCGCACCGGCGGCGCGGCGGGTGCTGTGATAGGACGATCGCTGAAGCAGTGCTCGCACGCGAGCATGAACAGCGCCTCTTTGCTCTCGACGTAGTTGTAGAGCGTCCCCTGCGAAACCCCCATTTCGCGCGCAATATCCGACATCTGGGTCTGACGATAGCCCTTCGCGGTAAAGACCTTCGTCGCAGCCTCGAGCAAATCGGAGAGCCAGCTTGGCGGACGCACGCGCATCGCGGCTGAGTCTACCTATGATTGACTGGGTCAGTCAATTAAAACAATCGCGCCTTCGTCCAGCGAATTTGCGCAGTTCTCGCAGTGCTAGGCCGTTGTGATCAGGTCCGGTGCGAGTGACTGGACCATGCGACGCATTCCCGATCGCCATTCTACTTTGGTTTCGCCGATCAGCGAGTGCATGCGGGTCAGATCGATGCACACGCTGCCTAATGCCTTTGGGTTTTCGACGAATTGAGGCCTCACGCCGATCAGTTCGCCCAGATAGTCGCACCATTGTTCGATACTGACCTGCTGCGAGCCGCCCA is a genomic window containing:
- a CDS encoding TetR family transcriptional regulator is translated as MRVRPPSWLSDLLEAATKVFTAKGYRQTQMSDIAREMGVSQGTLYNYVESKEALFMLACEHCFSDRPITAPAAPPVRSPSFQAMLRRVREQMQSVRLPLLASALYTSKPSDARAELEAILREFYFALERHRRGFDLVESSTRDIPELAKMLYVEGRRGAVGMFTKYLSDRIKSGYLQPLPDPTTAALYIVETVSWFARHRHNAPDSRMISDHHALETTIHFLASALMPGNTLVSKKRSGAKLKRVPSK
- a CDS encoding FAD-dependent oxidoreductase yields the protein MLPLLPQRLWANTAFSRRRPSDPGWPSAAQWKQLKETVGGNLFPVEFPLSLVKKDPSSAEAKEVIANLKNPYYIGDQPGLTETLGWLDAWTTQPSVYAVAARNAQDIAAAINFARANNLRLAVKGGGHSYQGTSNAPDSLLIWTRHMNDIQMHDSFVPQGCEHTTQAVPAVTMGGGTIDIQAYEAVCTQAGKYVQGGGCLTVGLAGLIQGGGFGSLSKHYGTAAASLLEAEVVTADGQIRIANACNNPDLFWALKGGGGGTFGIVSKLTVRAHELPEYIGTVGFKVVAASDDAYRRLIREFVSFYSENLFNDHWGEQAHMRPDNTLEIAMLSQGLAADEPKKVWQPFIDKVKSSSDYSVKFPVTIGSIPARHFWDAQWWKEHWPEVVLPRNGSTLHSLIDDVLVRLIPQPTLTFDSRPGAGPNNAWWKGNTFECGWYIWGYESLWLPESLLERNSQERLANALFAGSRHTTFELHFNKGLAGAPPEAIAAAKDTATNPAVLSAFALLIAGNAQELGYPGIPGHEPQAAEGHQAAEKIDKCVNELRAIVPNGGAYVSESNYFEKGFQQSYWGDNYQRLAAIKKKYDPDGLFIVHNGVGSEEWSKDGFTKL